The following proteins are encoded in a genomic region of bacterium:
- a CDS encoding extracellular solute-binding protein, whose translation MKTVNPVLRLARPRLVHAALAPVAAALALIFMFAGCSRSDRARSVVVWEQMDPKEQELFDEHIVQFRANHPEFAGFSIERVHYRVEDLQTQFQTAALAFGGPSLVYGPSDKIGPYSIMGLLMPVEELLPAAEIARFQPEALPVLEGRVWGLPDQVGNHLTLVANRALVDSIATDTDTWLEQLRKATIDRDGDGKPEQYGLVFNILEPFWLVPWVGGFGGVVMDDQSRPTLDTPAMAQALGFLSDLKKSRVVPLECDYPLADTIFKEGRAAYIINGPWSWQGYRDAGIDIQLAPLPMVSATGKWPAPLISAKCYSINRYLDPATRDCTAALLSWLTGPEVQLDLARKLGVQPGDLTAAAAPELRDDPLMIASREQIARGRLMPIVPEMRAVWDAMRPSYQSVMNGELEPAAAAAAMQARASESIEVMHE comes from the coding sequence ATGAAGACCGTTAACCCCGTTTTGCGCCTCGCGCGCCCGCGCCTGGTCCACGCAGCTCTGGCGCCTGTTGCAGCGGCGCTGGCGCTGATTTTCATGTTCGCCGGCTGCTCCAGGTCGGACCGTGCCCGCTCCGTGGTCGTCTGGGAGCAGATGGACCCCAAGGAGCAGGAGCTGTTCGACGAGCACATCGTCCAGTTCCGGGCGAATCACCCCGAGTTTGCCGGGTTTTCCATCGAACGGGTCCACTACCGGGTCGAGGACCTGCAGACCCAGTTCCAGACCGCGGCGCTGGCTTTCGGCGGGCCCAGCCTGGTCTATGGCCCCTCCGACAAGATCGGGCCCTACTCGATCATGGGCCTGCTGATGCCGGTGGAGGAGCTCCTGCCGGCCGCCGAGATCGCCCGTTTCCAGCCCGAGGCGCTGCCGGTGCTCGAAGGGCGGGTCTGGGGACTGCCCGACCAGGTGGGCAACCACTTGACGCTGGTGGCCAACCGCGCCCTCGTCGACTCCATCGCCACCGACACCGACACCTGGCTGGAGCAGCTGCGGAAAGCGACCATCGACCGCGACGGCGACGGCAAGCCCGAACAGTACGGCCTGGTCTTCAACATCCTGGAGCCGTTCTGGCTGGTGCCGTGGGTGGGCGGCTTCGGCGGCGTCGTGATGGATGACCAGTCGCGGCCGACACTCGATACGCCGGCCATGGCCCAGGCCCTCGGCTTCCTGTCGGACCTGAAGAAGTCGCGCGTCGTGCCGCTGGAGTGCGACTATCCGCTGGCCGACACCATCTTCAAGGAAGGCCGCGCCGCCTACATCATCAATGGGCCCTGGAGCTGGCAGGGCTACCGTGACGCCGGCATCGACATCCAGCTGGCCCCGCTGCCGATGGTCTCGGCCACGGGCAAGTGGCCGGCGCCGCTCATCTCGGCGAAGTGCTACAGCATCAACCGCTACCTGGACCCGGCGACGCGGGATTGCACGGCGGCGCTGCTGTCCTGGCTGACCGGGCCCGAGGTGCAGCTCGACCTGGCCCGCAAGCTGGGCGTGCAGCCGGGCGACCTGACGGCCGCCGCGGCGCCGGAACTGCGTGACGACCCGTTGATGATCGCCAGTCGCGAGCAGATCGCGCGCGGCCGCCTGATGCCCATCGTGCCGGAGATGCGCGCCGTCTGGGATGCCATGCGCCCTTCGTACCAGAGCGTGATGAACGGCGAGCTCGAGCCCGCCGCCGCCGCCGCCGCCATGCAGGCCCGAGCCAGCGAGTCGATCGAGGTGATGCACGAATGA
- a CDS encoding sugar ABC transporter permease, with amino-acid sequence MKGQRTLALWFLLPSLLVLAGVVAYPFVFNLWISLTNWNMFHFQHPQFQGLEHYAKIARMIGEPFARPLSQWPSALAENEFYRIFGKTFAWTAVNLVFHFTLGLGAALLLNRKLPARGLYRALLILPWAMPQYISALTWRGMFNVEYGVINQLLSQVGVSPVPWFSSEFWAFMAPTITNIWLGFPFIMVIALGGLQSIPQELYEAARIDGAGPVRRFFNITLPMLKPVLLPALVLGTIWTFNNLNVIWLVTDQGLPADKTHILVTYVYKAAFFYYRYGYAAAFSVFIFLVLMLIVRGYNRAARQEVY; translated from the coding sequence ATGAAGGGGCAACGCACCCTGGCCCTGTGGTTCCTGCTGCCGTCGCTGCTCGTGCTGGCGGGAGTGGTGGCCTACCCGTTCGTCTTCAACCTCTGGATCTCGCTGACGAACTGGAACATGTTCCATTTCCAGCATCCGCAGTTCCAGGGCCTGGAGCACTACGCCAAGATCGCGCGCATGATCGGCGAGCCGTTCGCCCGGCCGCTTTCGCAGTGGCCGTCGGCGCTGGCGGAGAACGAGTTCTACCGCATCTTCGGCAAGACGTTCGCCTGGACCGCCGTGAACCTGGTGTTCCACTTCACGCTGGGCCTGGGCGCAGCGCTGCTGCTGAACCGCAAGCTGCCCGCGCGCGGCCTCTATCGCGCATTGCTGATCCTGCCCTGGGCGATGCCGCAGTACATCAGCGCGCTGACCTGGCGCGGTATGTTCAACGTCGAGTACGGGGTCATCAACCAGCTGTTGTCGCAGGTCGGCGTGTCGCCGGTGCCCTGGTTCAGCAGTGAATTCTGGGCGTTCATGGCCCCGACGATCACGAACATCTGGCTGGGATTCCCGTTCATCATGGTGATTGCGCTGGGCGGCCTGCAGAGCATCCCGCAGGAACTTTACGAGGCCGCGCGCATCGACGGCGCCGGTCCCGTGCGGCGCTTCTTCAACATCACCCTGCCCATGCTGAAGCCCGTGCTGCTCCCGGCGCTGGTGCTGGGCACCATCTGGACGTTCAACAACCTGAACGTGATCTGGCTGGTCACTGACCAGGGCCTGCCGGCAGACAAGACGCACATCCTGGTGACCTACGTCTACAAGGCCGCGTTCTTCTACTACCGCTACGGCTACGCGGCGGCGTTCAGCGTGTTCATCTTCCTGGTCCTGATGCTCATCGTGCGCGGCTACAACAGGGCCGCCCGGCAGGAGGTCTACTGA
- a CDS encoding sugar ABC transporter permease, which translates to MARGRRVARAWEMVWVHALVWLLVLFAVFPVLQVVGISLRPGDQLYSTELRLIPENATFDAYRIMLTEKPFFRWLGNSLLVSLATALVGVALASLGGFALSRARFAGRGAVLQGILMTQMFPATMLLLPLYLLMRKLHLVDTLAGVVVAYVATALPFCIWTMKGYYDTIPEALNEAALIDGCTPLTAFFRVTLPLSAPALVITALFSFMTGWSEFMVARVLLASQELMTLPLGLESLFTTYQTEWANYAAGSLLVCLPVVALFLALNRFLVSGLTLGSVKG; encoded by the coding sequence ATGGCCCGCGGACGTCGCGTCGCCAGGGCGTGGGAGATGGTCTGGGTGCACGCGCTGGTGTGGCTGCTGGTGCTGTTCGCCGTGTTCCCGGTGCTGCAGGTCGTGGGCATCAGCCTGCGCCCCGGTGACCAGCTCTACTCGACCGAACTGCGACTGATCCCGGAGAATGCGACCTTCGACGCGTATCGCATCATGCTGACCGAGAAGCCGTTCTTCCGCTGGCTGGGCAATTCGCTGCTGGTTTCGCTGGCCACGGCGCTGGTGGGCGTGGCGCTGGCCAGCCTGGGCGGCTTTGCGCTGTCGCGCGCGCGGTTCGCGGGGCGGGGCGCCGTGTTGCAGGGCATCCTGATGACGCAGATGTTCCCGGCCACCATGCTGCTGCTACCGCTCTACCTGCTGATGCGCAAGCTGCACCTGGTCGATACGCTGGCCGGAGTGGTCGTGGCCTACGTGGCGACCGCCCTGCCGTTCTGCATCTGGACGATGAAGGGCTACTACGACACCATCCCCGAGGCGCTGAACGAGGCCGCGTTGATCGACGGCTGCACGCCGCTCACCGCCTTCTTCCGGGTGACGCTGCCACTGAGTGCGCCGGCGCTGGTCATCACGGCGCTGTTCAGCTTCATGACCGGCTGGAGCGAGTTCATGGTCGCCCGCGTGCTGCTGGCCAGCCAGGAGTTGATGACGCTGCCGCTGGGGCTGGAGTCGCTGTTCACCACCTACCAGACCGAATGGGCCAACTACGCGGCCGGTTCACTGCTCGTCTGCCTGCCGGTGGTGGCGTTGTTCCTGGCGCTGAACCGGTTCCTGGTTTCCGGCCTGACGCTCGGGAGCGTTAAGGGTTGA
- a CDS encoding class I SAM-dependent methyltransferase, which yields MKLDLGCGLNKKAGFTGVDRLALPGVDIVCDLDREPLPLPDDSVDEIHSMHFLEHTADLLAVMQEIWRVCRDGARVSVAVPYFNSIGAYRDPTHRRFFTWETFEHFTDSDNVPSFYADARFRIVRRRLLFWPANSTWKGHVRFGYLWPLQALANLAPYFYEHSLLRGIAASDLQVELLVLKKKDAGSRA from the coding sequence ATGAAGCTTGACCTGGGCTGCGGCCTCAACAAGAAGGCCGGGTTCACCGGCGTCGATCGCCTGGCGCTGCCGGGCGTCGATATCGTCTGCGACCTGGACCGCGAGCCGCTTCCGCTGCCCGACGACAGCGTGGATGAGATCCACTCCATGCACTTCCTGGAGCACACGGCCGACCTGCTCGCGGTGATGCAGGAGATCTGGCGCGTCTGCCGCGACGGCGCGCGCGTCTCGGTGGCGGTGCCGTACTTCAACTCGATCGGGGCCTACCGCGACCCGACGCACCGCCGGTTCTTCACCTGGGAGACGTTCGAGCACTTCACCGACAGCGACAACGTGCCGTCGTTCTACGCCGACGCGCGCTTTCGCATCGTGCGCCGCCGACTGCTGTTCTGGCCCGCCAATTCGACCTGGAAGGGCCACGTGCGGTTCGGCTACCTGTGGCCGCTGCAGGCGCTGGCCAACCTGGCGCCGTACTTCTACGAGCACTCGCTGTTGCGGGGCATTGCCGCCAGCGACCTGCAGGTCGAGCTTCTCGTGCTCAAGAAGAAGGACGCCGGCTCGCGGGCTTGA
- a CDS encoding phospholipase: protein MDNGSTERRVPVPARRWALLVGAWCLAVAGHGIAGDTITMREVSVDGTAHRVALRVPEDYDPSRAWPLVVFLHGAGECGIDGVRQTTVGLGPALVARPGRWPCLVLMPQKPTESEEWEEHEELVLAAIADVQANWHIDPDRISLTGISQGGHGTWLIGARHPELFSCLAPVCGYGRARTVASRVAGLPVWAFHGLKDDVVDPADTIAIVQGIRQRRGSEASLGDDVRMTLYPAANHNSWDAAYAEPELPGWLLGHVRQEARP from the coding sequence ATGGACAATGGCAGCACGGAAAGGCGGGTCCCGGTGCCTGCCCGGCGGTGGGCGCTGCTGGTGGGCGCCTGGTGCCTGGCGGTCGCCGGTCACGGGATCGCCGGCGACACCATCACGATGAGGGAGGTCAGCGTGGACGGCACGGCCCATCGGGTGGCCCTGCGCGTGCCGGAGGACTACGACCCGTCGCGCGCGTGGCCACTGGTCGTCTTCCTGCACGGAGCCGGCGAGTGCGGCATCGACGGAGTGCGCCAGACAACGGTGGGGCTGGGGCCCGCGCTGGTCGCGCGTCCCGGGCGCTGGCCGTGCCTGGTGCTGATGCCGCAGAAGCCGACCGAGTCCGAGGAGTGGGAAGAGCACGAGGAACTCGTGCTGGCGGCCATCGCCGATGTGCAGGCGAACTGGCACATCGACCCCGATCGCATTTCGCTGACCGGGATCTCGCAGGGCGGGCACGGCACCTGGCTGATCGGCGCGCGCCATCCCGAACTGTTCTCCTGCCTGGCGCCCGTGTGCGGCTACGGTCGTGCGCGTACGGTGGCGTCCCGCGTGGCCGGGTTGCCGGTGTGGGCTTTCCACGGCCTGAAGGACGATGTCGTCGATCCGGCGGACACGATCGCCATCGTGCAGGGGATCCGGCAGCGTCGCGGGTCCGAGGCGTCGCTTGGCGATGATGTGCGCATGACCCTCTATCCCGCGGCGAACCACAACAGCTGGGACGCTGCCTACGCCGAGCCCGAACTGCCGGGCTGGCTGCTGGGGCATGTGCGGCAGGAGGCCCGGCCGTGA
- a CDS encoding MoaD/ThiS family protein, which translates to MKVHVRYFAVLRDASGVAGEDVEGGFSDATGLWDQLCSRHAFPLGLDSLRVSVNAKYVPTGTALHDGDEVAFIPPVSGG; encoded by the coding sequence GTGAAGGTGCATGTGCGCTACTTCGCCGTGCTGCGCGATGCTTCGGGTGTTGCGGGCGAGGACGTCGAGGGTGGGTTCAGCGACGCCACTGGCCTCTGGGACCAACTCTGCAGCAGGCACGCCTTCCCGCTGGGACTGGATTCGCTGCGCGTGAGCGTGAACGCGAAGTACGTGCCGACAGGGACCGCGCTGCACGACGGCGACGAGGTCGCCTTCATCCCGCCCGTGTCCGGAGGCTGA
- a CDS encoding molybdenum cofactor biosynthesis protein MoaE encodes MFRLLDTALPPPAELLPPDDHACGGVVTFEGRVRDHHAGRAVIALDYEAYEPLALAEGQAILDEAAARFGAVRVAAAHRQGSLVPGEVAVVVVAAAPHRQEAFAACRWIIDEIKERLPVWKREHYADGASEWVGCGCHRNGEQS; translated from the coding sequence ATGTTCCGCCTGCTGGATACCGCGCTGCCACCGCCTGCAGAACTGCTGCCTCCCGACGACCACGCCTGCGGCGGCGTCGTCACGTTCGAGGGACGGGTGCGCGACCACCACGCGGGCCGCGCCGTCATCGCGCTGGACTACGAGGCCTACGAACCGCTCGCCCTGGCCGAGGGACAGGCCATCCTCGACGAGGCCGCCGCGCGGTTCGGGGCGGTGCGGGTGGCGGCCGCGCACCGGCAGGGCTCATTGGTGCCGGGCGAGGTGGCGGTAGTGGTCGTTGCGGCGGCGCCCCACCGCCAGGAGGCGTTCGCCGCCTGCCGCTGGATCATCGACGAGATCAAGGAACGCCTGCCGGTGTGGAAGCGGGAACACTATGCCGACGGCGCGAGCGAATGGGTGGGCTGCGGTTGCCATCGAAACGGGGAGCAGTCGTGA
- a CDS encoding HesA/MoeB/ThiF family protein yields MTSPADERYRRQVELPEVGEAGQARLRAASALVVGAGGLGCAVLPYLVAAGLREVVVCDGDVVEPSNLPRQVLFGDADVGRPKAAAAAARLSVLNRECRVVAVTLPLGAANVRALVEAADVVVDATDDFAARYLLHDTCFAARRPLVTAAVHHDEGQLAVFRFDHAAAGPCWRCLWPEPPQDDSGGTCRERGILGPVPGVLGTLQADQALRALLEASPLAQGQLVHVDLAASGIWRTTWEAVPGCPLCGQSAERDAAVEDGGGGEANSDQAAEQAEEVVWGDLASPRGCIWIDARSDREQAHDPAPAVLAGLPIVSWRTFGAAGPPTGLACVVFCAHGIRSLDLVRHWRRNGLESVSSLHGGLAALRAPGDQRSPRTWE; encoded by the coding sequence GTGACGTCACCGGCCGACGAGCGCTACCGGCGACAGGTCGAGTTGCCTGAAGTCGGTGAAGCGGGACAGGCGCGCCTGCGCGCGGCGAGTGCGCTGGTGGTCGGCGCCGGCGGCCTGGGCTGCGCCGTGCTGCCCTACCTGGTGGCCGCCGGCCTGCGCGAGGTGGTTGTCTGCGACGGCGACGTCGTCGAACCCTCGAACCTGCCGCGACAGGTGTTGTTCGGCGATGCGGACGTGGGCCGGCCGAAGGCCGCAGCAGCGGCGGCGCGGCTGTCCGTGCTGAACCGTGAATGCCGGGTGGTGGCGGTGACGTTGCCGCTAGGCGCGGCCAACGTGCGCGCGCTCGTGGAGGCGGCCGATGTGGTGGTCGATGCGACCGACGATTTCGCCGCGCGCTACCTGCTGCACGACACCTGCTTCGCCGCGCGCCGGCCGCTCGTGACCGCGGCCGTGCACCATGACGAAGGACAGTTGGCCGTCTTCCGTTTCGACCACGCCGCCGCCGGGCCCTGCTGGCGGTGCCTGTGGCCCGAGCCCCCGCAGGACGACAGCGGGGGAACCTGTCGCGAGCGCGGCATCCTCGGTCCCGTGCCGGGCGTGCTCGGCACGCTGCAGGCCGACCAGGCCCTGCGTGCCCTGCTCGAGGCCTCGCCGCTGGCGCAGGGACAATTGGTGCACGTCGATCTCGCGGCCTCCGGCATCTGGCGCACGACCTGGGAGGCGGTGCCCGGTTGCCCGCTCTGTGGACAGTCCGCGGAGCGGGACGCAGCGGTGGAGGACGGCGGCGGCGGCGAAGCGAACTCAGACCAGGCCGCCGAACAAGCCGAGGAAGTTGTCTGGGGAGACCTTGCCTCGCCCCGCGGCTGCATCTGGATCGACGCGCGGAGCGATCGGGAACAGGCCCACGATCCGGCGCCCGCCGTGCTCGCGGGATTGCCGATCGTGTCGTGGCGCACGTTCGGGGCCGCCGGGCCGCCGACAGGGTTGGCCTGCGTCGTCTTCTGCGCGCACGGCATCCGCTCCCTCGACCTGGTGCGGCACTGGCGCCGGAACGGCCTGGAATCGGTCAGCAGCCTGCACGGTGGACTGGCAGCGCTGCGTGCGCCCGGGGATCAGCGCAGCCCGCGCACCTGGGAGTGA
- a CDS encoding DNA-3-methyladenine glycosylase I: MKRCGWTHGGSELDIAYHDTEWGVPVHDDQRWFEFLILEGAQAGLSWSTILRKRERYREVYDGFDPALVARYGARKQAALLTDAGIVRNRLKVAAAVTNAKAFLAVQGEFGSFDAYVWDFIGGQPLQPRRRQMSDIPARTTESDALSRDLKQRGFTFVGSTICYALMQAAGLVNDHETGCFRHSQVRGLR; encoded by the coding sequence ATGAAGCGCTGCGGCTGGACGCACGGTGGCTCCGAACTCGACATCGCCTACCACGACACCGAATGGGGCGTGCCCGTGCACGATGACCAGCGGTGGTTCGAGTTCCTCATCCTCGAGGGTGCCCAGGCCGGGCTGAGCTGGTCGACCATCCTGCGCAAGCGCGAACGCTATCGCGAAGTGTACGACGGCTTCGATCCGGCGCTGGTCGCCCGCTACGGTGCGCGCAAACAGGCGGCGCTGTTGACCGACGCCGGCATCGTGCGCAACCGGCTCAAGGTCGCGGCGGCCGTCACCAACGCGAAGGCCTTCCTTGCCGTGCAAGGGGAGTTCGGGAGTTTCGACGCCTACGTGTGGGATTTTATCGGCGGGCAGCCGTTGCAGCCGCGGCGGCGCCAGATGTCCGACATCCCGGCGCGCACCACCGAATCGGATGCGCTCAGCCGGGACCTCAAGCAGCGGGGATTCACCTTCGTCGGCAGTACGATCTGCTATGCGCTCATGCAGGCGGCCGGTCTCGTCAACGACCACGAGACCGGCTGCTTCCGTCACTCCCAGGTGCGCGGGCTGCGCTGA